The following proteins are co-located in the Syngnathus scovelli strain Florida chromosome 5, RoL_Ssco_1.2, whole genome shotgun sequence genome:
- the septin9b gene encoding septin 9b isoform X1, producing MSDLGVNSHLEGIISDFEALKRSFEVEDVDTSAHLSPGSRRTTNVPHRNAMSPTSIYYRDLGTAPSVTNNNNLNYTQPRSIMGGGGSKTPEPVSRRSELSIDICATPSKQMDATSPASMRFSTNSALRRPEVLGHSKTPEMSHKREVTFAKTDSPGTRRNEGSGHANGTGRAPEQSHTRKFEPPSPGDIRKPEISITRAPAENNGHHPAVHHPHHPNPHHNTIVTTFRCSSPNHAGRKSPNPDRSEVSLGHSNMSDYTKPHHANPPHGKGDKTHHGGGGDFSYVGIDAILEQMRRKAMKQGFELNIMVVGQSGLGKSTLMNTLFKSKVSRKSVEPDAGDRIPKTVEIKSISHDIEEKGVRMKLTVIDTPGFGDQINNENCWQPIMKFINDQYEAYLQEEINIDRKKRIPDSRVHCCIYFIPPTGHCLRPLDVEFMKRLSKVVNIVPVIAKADTLTLEERDYFKQTIREGLRANDIDVYPQKEFDEDAEDRMINDKIREMIPFAVVGSDQEYQENGKRILGRRTKWGTIEVENIAHCEFAYLRDLLIRTHMQNIKDITGSIHYETYRVRRLNESNSHLSAHPSERPPAQLKANGQAEPLPGSGVQVNGAAIQHQVLTHEM from the exons ATGTCGGATTTAGGAGTCAATTCACACCTGGAGGGGATCATTTCAGATTTTGAAG CTCTGAAGAGGTCCTTTGAGGTGGAGGACGTTGACACTTCAGCTCACTTGTCTCCCGGTTCCAGACGCACAACCAACGTCCCTCACCGTAACGCCATGTCTCCCACCAGCATCTACTACCGCGACCTGGGCACCGCCCCATCGgttacaaacaacaacaacctcaACTACACCCAGCCTCGTTCCATCATGGGCGGAGGAGGCTCCAAGACTCCGGAGCCAGTATCACGCCGCTCCGAGCTGTCCATCGATATCTGCGCCACACCCAGCAAGCAGATGGACGCCACAAGCCCCGCATCTATGCGCTTTTCAACCAACAGCGCCCTCAGGCGCCCCGAGGTCCTCGGCCACTCCAAGACGCCGGAAATGAGCCACAAGCGGGAAGTCACTTTTGCCAAGACGGATTCCCCGGGGACACGGCGTAACGAGGGCAGCGGTCACGCTAACGGCACCGGCCGTGCCCCGGAACAAAGTCATACCCGCAAGTTTGAGCCTCCCAGTCCCGGGGACATTCGTAAACCTGAAATCAGCATCACCAGAGCTCCGGCGGAGAACAACGGCCATCACCCGGCAGTGCACCACCCGCACCATCCTAATCCTCACCACAACACCATCGTCACCACCTTCCGATGCTCCTCACCGAATCACGCCGGACGGAAATCCCCCAACCCTGACC GGTCAGAAGTCAGTCTGGGCCACAGCAACATGTCGGACTACACCAAGCCACACCACGCCAACCCGCCGCACGGCAAAGGCGACAAGACTCACCACGGGGGCGGCGGCGACTTCAGCTACGTCGGCATCGACGCCATCCTCGAGCAGATGAGGAGGAAGGCCATGAAGCAAGGCTTTGAGCTCAATATCATGGTTGTGG GGCAAAGCGGCTTGGGCAAGTCCACTCTGATGAACACGCTGTTCAAATCGAAGGTGAGCCGCAAGTCTGTTGAGCCTGACGCCGGGGACAGGATTCCAAAGACGGTAGAGATCAAGTCCATCAGTCACG ATATAGAGGAGAAAGGTGTGAGGATGAAACTGACGGTCATCGACACGCCAGGCTTTGGGGATCAGATCAACAATGAGAATTG CTGGCAGCCCATCATGAAGTTCATCAATGACCAGTACGAAGCCTACCTGCAGGAAGAGATCAACATCGACCGGAAGAAAAGGATTCCAGACTCCAGGGTGCACTGCTGCATATACTTCATCCCGCCCACTGGCCACTG TCTGAGGCCTCTGGATGTGGAGTTCATGAAGCGTCTCAGCAAGGTGGTGAACATCGTGCCCGTCATCGCCAAGGCCGACACGCTGACGCTGGAGGAGAGGGACTACTTCAAGCAGACG ATAAGGGAAGGGCTGCGAGCCAACGACATCGACGTCTACCCTCAGAAAGAGTTTGACGAGGACGCAGAGGACCGGATGATTAATGATAAAATTAGG GAAATGATCCCGTTTGCAGTGGTGGGCAGTGACCAGGAGTACCAGGAGAACGGGAAGAGGATTCTGGGAAGGAGAACAAAATGGGGCACCATCGAGG tcGAGAACATTGCACACTGTGAGTTCGCTTACCTGCGAGACCTTCTGATCAG gACGCACATGCAGAACATCAAAGACATCACGGGCAGCATCCATTACGAGACGTATCGCGTGCGCCGACTAAACGAGTCCAACAGTCACTTGAGCGCTCACCCGTCCGAGCGTCCTCCTGCTCAGCTCAAGGCGAACGGTCAGGCCGAGCCGCTGCCGGGCAGCGGCGTGCAGGTCAACGGAGCGGCGATCCAACATCAGGTCCTCACCCATGAGATGTAG
- the septin9b gene encoding septin 9b isoform X3, which produces MKKTPNPALKRSFEVEDVDTSAHLSPGSRRTTNVPHRNAMSPTSIYYRDLGTAPSVTNNNNLNYTQPRSIMGGGGSKTPEPVSRRSELSIDICATPSKQMDATSPASMRFSTNSALRRPEVLGHSKTPEMSHKREVTFAKTDSPGTRRNEGSGHANGTGRAPEQSHTRKFEPPSPGDIRKPEISITRAPAENNGHHPAVHHPHHPNPHHNTIVTTFRCSSPNHAGRKSPNPDRSEVSLGHSNMSDYTKPHHANPPHGKGDKTHHGGGGDFSYVGIDAILEQMRRKAMKQGFELNIMVVGQSGLGKSTLMNTLFKSKVSRKSVEPDAGDRIPKTVEIKSISHDIEEKGVRMKLTVIDTPGFGDQINNENCWQPIMKFINDQYEAYLQEEINIDRKKRIPDSRVHCCIYFIPPTGHCLRPLDVEFMKRLSKVVNIVPVIAKADTLTLEERDYFKQTIREGLRANDIDVYPQKEFDEDAEDRMINDKIREMIPFAVVGSDQEYQENGKRILGRRTKWGTIEVENIAHCEFAYLRDLLIRTHMQNIKDITGSIHYETYRVRRLNESNSHLSAHPSERPPAQLKANGQAEPLPGSGVQVNGAAIQHQVLTHEM; this is translated from the exons CTCTGAAGAGGTCCTTTGAGGTGGAGGACGTTGACACTTCAGCTCACTTGTCTCCCGGTTCCAGACGCACAACCAACGTCCCTCACCGTAACGCCATGTCTCCCACCAGCATCTACTACCGCGACCTGGGCACCGCCCCATCGgttacaaacaacaacaacctcaACTACACCCAGCCTCGTTCCATCATGGGCGGAGGAGGCTCCAAGACTCCGGAGCCAGTATCACGCCGCTCCGAGCTGTCCATCGATATCTGCGCCACACCCAGCAAGCAGATGGACGCCACAAGCCCCGCATCTATGCGCTTTTCAACCAACAGCGCCCTCAGGCGCCCCGAGGTCCTCGGCCACTCCAAGACGCCGGAAATGAGCCACAAGCGGGAAGTCACTTTTGCCAAGACGGATTCCCCGGGGACACGGCGTAACGAGGGCAGCGGTCACGCTAACGGCACCGGCCGTGCCCCGGAACAAAGTCATACCCGCAAGTTTGAGCCTCCCAGTCCCGGGGACATTCGTAAACCTGAAATCAGCATCACCAGAGCTCCGGCGGAGAACAACGGCCATCACCCGGCAGTGCACCACCCGCACCATCCTAATCCTCACCACAACACCATCGTCACCACCTTCCGATGCTCCTCACCGAATCACGCCGGACGGAAATCCCCCAACCCTGACC GGTCAGAAGTCAGTCTGGGCCACAGCAACATGTCGGACTACACCAAGCCACACCACGCCAACCCGCCGCACGGCAAAGGCGACAAGACTCACCACGGGGGCGGCGGCGACTTCAGCTACGTCGGCATCGACGCCATCCTCGAGCAGATGAGGAGGAAGGCCATGAAGCAAGGCTTTGAGCTCAATATCATGGTTGTGG GGCAAAGCGGCTTGGGCAAGTCCACTCTGATGAACACGCTGTTCAAATCGAAGGTGAGCCGCAAGTCTGTTGAGCCTGACGCCGGGGACAGGATTCCAAAGACGGTAGAGATCAAGTCCATCAGTCACG ATATAGAGGAGAAAGGTGTGAGGATGAAACTGACGGTCATCGACACGCCAGGCTTTGGGGATCAGATCAACAATGAGAATTG CTGGCAGCCCATCATGAAGTTCATCAATGACCAGTACGAAGCCTACCTGCAGGAAGAGATCAACATCGACCGGAAGAAAAGGATTCCAGACTCCAGGGTGCACTGCTGCATATACTTCATCCCGCCCACTGGCCACTG TCTGAGGCCTCTGGATGTGGAGTTCATGAAGCGTCTCAGCAAGGTGGTGAACATCGTGCCCGTCATCGCCAAGGCCGACACGCTGACGCTGGAGGAGAGGGACTACTTCAAGCAGACG ATAAGGGAAGGGCTGCGAGCCAACGACATCGACGTCTACCCTCAGAAAGAGTTTGACGAGGACGCAGAGGACCGGATGATTAATGATAAAATTAGG GAAATGATCCCGTTTGCAGTGGTGGGCAGTGACCAGGAGTACCAGGAGAACGGGAAGAGGATTCTGGGAAGGAGAACAAAATGGGGCACCATCGAGG tcGAGAACATTGCACACTGTGAGTTCGCTTACCTGCGAGACCTTCTGATCAG gACGCACATGCAGAACATCAAAGACATCACGGGCAGCATCCATTACGAGACGTATCGCGTGCGCCGACTAAACGAGTCCAACAGTCACTTGAGCGCTCACCCGTCCGAGCGTCCTCCTGCTCAGCTCAAGGCGAACGGTCAGGCCGAGCCGCTGCCGGGCAGCGGCGTGCAGGTCAACGGAGCGGCGATCCAACATCAGGTCCTCACCCATGAGATGTAG
- the septin9b gene encoding septin 9b isoform X2 produces MERARIATLKRSFEVEDVDTSAHLSPGSRRTTNVPHRNAMSPTSIYYRDLGTAPSVTNNNNLNYTQPRSIMGGGGSKTPEPVSRRSELSIDICATPSKQMDATSPASMRFSTNSALRRPEVLGHSKTPEMSHKREVTFAKTDSPGTRRNEGSGHANGTGRAPEQSHTRKFEPPSPGDIRKPEISITRAPAENNGHHPAVHHPHHPNPHHNTIVTTFRCSSPNHAGRKSPNPDRSEVSLGHSNMSDYTKPHHANPPHGKGDKTHHGGGGDFSYVGIDAILEQMRRKAMKQGFELNIMVVGQSGLGKSTLMNTLFKSKVSRKSVEPDAGDRIPKTVEIKSISHDIEEKGVRMKLTVIDTPGFGDQINNENCWQPIMKFINDQYEAYLQEEINIDRKKRIPDSRVHCCIYFIPPTGHCLRPLDVEFMKRLSKVVNIVPVIAKADTLTLEERDYFKQTIREGLRANDIDVYPQKEFDEDAEDRMINDKIREMIPFAVVGSDQEYQENGKRILGRRTKWGTIEVENIAHCEFAYLRDLLIRTHMQNIKDITGSIHYETYRVRRLNESNSHLSAHPSERPPAQLKANGQAEPLPGSGVQVNGAAIQHQVLTHEM; encoded by the exons CTCTGAAGAGGTCCTTTGAGGTGGAGGACGTTGACACTTCAGCTCACTTGTCTCCCGGTTCCAGACGCACAACCAACGTCCCTCACCGTAACGCCATGTCTCCCACCAGCATCTACTACCGCGACCTGGGCACCGCCCCATCGgttacaaacaacaacaacctcaACTACACCCAGCCTCGTTCCATCATGGGCGGAGGAGGCTCCAAGACTCCGGAGCCAGTATCACGCCGCTCCGAGCTGTCCATCGATATCTGCGCCACACCCAGCAAGCAGATGGACGCCACAAGCCCCGCATCTATGCGCTTTTCAACCAACAGCGCCCTCAGGCGCCCCGAGGTCCTCGGCCACTCCAAGACGCCGGAAATGAGCCACAAGCGGGAAGTCACTTTTGCCAAGACGGATTCCCCGGGGACACGGCGTAACGAGGGCAGCGGTCACGCTAACGGCACCGGCCGTGCCCCGGAACAAAGTCATACCCGCAAGTTTGAGCCTCCCAGTCCCGGGGACATTCGTAAACCTGAAATCAGCATCACCAGAGCTCCGGCGGAGAACAACGGCCATCACCCGGCAGTGCACCACCCGCACCATCCTAATCCTCACCACAACACCATCGTCACCACCTTCCGATGCTCCTCACCGAATCACGCCGGACGGAAATCCCCCAACCCTGACC GGTCAGAAGTCAGTCTGGGCCACAGCAACATGTCGGACTACACCAAGCCACACCACGCCAACCCGCCGCACGGCAAAGGCGACAAGACTCACCACGGGGGCGGCGGCGACTTCAGCTACGTCGGCATCGACGCCATCCTCGAGCAGATGAGGAGGAAGGCCATGAAGCAAGGCTTTGAGCTCAATATCATGGTTGTGG GGCAAAGCGGCTTGGGCAAGTCCACTCTGATGAACACGCTGTTCAAATCGAAGGTGAGCCGCAAGTCTGTTGAGCCTGACGCCGGGGACAGGATTCCAAAGACGGTAGAGATCAAGTCCATCAGTCACG ATATAGAGGAGAAAGGTGTGAGGATGAAACTGACGGTCATCGACACGCCAGGCTTTGGGGATCAGATCAACAATGAGAATTG CTGGCAGCCCATCATGAAGTTCATCAATGACCAGTACGAAGCCTACCTGCAGGAAGAGATCAACATCGACCGGAAGAAAAGGATTCCAGACTCCAGGGTGCACTGCTGCATATACTTCATCCCGCCCACTGGCCACTG TCTGAGGCCTCTGGATGTGGAGTTCATGAAGCGTCTCAGCAAGGTGGTGAACATCGTGCCCGTCATCGCCAAGGCCGACACGCTGACGCTGGAGGAGAGGGACTACTTCAAGCAGACG ATAAGGGAAGGGCTGCGAGCCAACGACATCGACGTCTACCCTCAGAAAGAGTTTGACGAGGACGCAGAGGACCGGATGATTAATGATAAAATTAGG GAAATGATCCCGTTTGCAGTGGTGGGCAGTGACCAGGAGTACCAGGAGAACGGGAAGAGGATTCTGGGAAGGAGAACAAAATGGGGCACCATCGAGG tcGAGAACATTGCACACTGTGAGTTCGCTTACCTGCGAGACCTTCTGATCAG gACGCACATGCAGAACATCAAAGACATCACGGGCAGCATCCATTACGAGACGTATCGCGTGCGCCGACTAAACGAGTCCAACAGTCACTTGAGCGCTCACCCGTCCGAGCGTCCTCCTGCTCAGCTCAAGGCGAACGGTCAGGCCGAGCCGCTGCCGGGCAGCGGCGTGCAGGTCAACGGAGCGGCGATCCAACATCAGGTCCTCACCCATGAGATGTAG
- the septin9b gene encoding septin 9b isoform X4, translated as METLEMDSSCSETHCDREIETPWSEVSLGHSNMSDYTKPHHANPPHGKGDKTHHGGGGDFSYVGIDAILEQMRRKAMKQGFELNIMVVGQSGLGKSTLMNTLFKSKVSRKSVEPDAGDRIPKTVEIKSISHDIEEKGVRMKLTVIDTPGFGDQINNENCWQPIMKFINDQYEAYLQEEINIDRKKRIPDSRVHCCIYFIPPTGHCLRPLDVEFMKRLSKVVNIVPVIAKADTLTLEERDYFKQTIREGLRANDIDVYPQKEFDEDAEDRMINDKIREMIPFAVVGSDQEYQENGKRILGRRTKWGTIEVENIAHCEFAYLRDLLIRTHMQNIKDITGSIHYETYRVRRLNESNSHLSAHPSERPPAQLKANGQAEPLPGSGVQVNGAAIQHQVLTHEM; from the exons ATGGAGACACTGGAGATGGATTCATCTTGCAGCGAGACGCACTGCGACCGTGAAATCGAAACTCCGT GGTCAGAAGTCAGTCTGGGCCACAGCAACATGTCGGACTACACCAAGCCACACCACGCCAACCCGCCGCACGGCAAAGGCGACAAGACTCACCACGGGGGCGGCGGCGACTTCAGCTACGTCGGCATCGACGCCATCCTCGAGCAGATGAGGAGGAAGGCCATGAAGCAAGGCTTTGAGCTCAATATCATGGTTGTGG GGCAAAGCGGCTTGGGCAAGTCCACTCTGATGAACACGCTGTTCAAATCGAAGGTGAGCCGCAAGTCTGTTGAGCCTGACGCCGGGGACAGGATTCCAAAGACGGTAGAGATCAAGTCCATCAGTCACG ATATAGAGGAGAAAGGTGTGAGGATGAAACTGACGGTCATCGACACGCCAGGCTTTGGGGATCAGATCAACAATGAGAATTG CTGGCAGCCCATCATGAAGTTCATCAATGACCAGTACGAAGCCTACCTGCAGGAAGAGATCAACATCGACCGGAAGAAAAGGATTCCAGACTCCAGGGTGCACTGCTGCATATACTTCATCCCGCCCACTGGCCACTG TCTGAGGCCTCTGGATGTGGAGTTCATGAAGCGTCTCAGCAAGGTGGTGAACATCGTGCCCGTCATCGCCAAGGCCGACACGCTGACGCTGGAGGAGAGGGACTACTTCAAGCAGACG ATAAGGGAAGGGCTGCGAGCCAACGACATCGACGTCTACCCTCAGAAAGAGTTTGACGAGGACGCAGAGGACCGGATGATTAATGATAAAATTAGG GAAATGATCCCGTTTGCAGTGGTGGGCAGTGACCAGGAGTACCAGGAGAACGGGAAGAGGATTCTGGGAAGGAGAACAAAATGGGGCACCATCGAGG tcGAGAACATTGCACACTGTGAGTTCGCTTACCTGCGAGACCTTCTGATCAG gACGCACATGCAGAACATCAAAGACATCACGGGCAGCATCCATTACGAGACGTATCGCGTGCGCCGACTAAACGAGTCCAACAGTCACTTGAGCGCTCACCCGTCCGAGCGTCCTCCTGCTCAGCTCAAGGCGAACGGTCAGGCCGAGCCGCTGCCGGGCAGCGGCGTGCAGGTCAACGGAGCGGCGATCCAACATCAGGTCCTCACCCATGAGATGTAG
- the septin9b gene encoding septin 9b isoform X5, translated as MRLSGSEVSLGHSNMSDYTKPHHANPPHGKGDKTHHGGGGDFSYVGIDAILEQMRRKAMKQGFELNIMVVGQSGLGKSTLMNTLFKSKVSRKSVEPDAGDRIPKTVEIKSISHDIEEKGVRMKLTVIDTPGFGDQINNENCWQPIMKFINDQYEAYLQEEINIDRKKRIPDSRVHCCIYFIPPTGHCLRPLDVEFMKRLSKVVNIVPVIAKADTLTLEERDYFKQTIREGLRANDIDVYPQKEFDEDAEDRMINDKIREMIPFAVVGSDQEYQENGKRILGRRTKWGTIEVENIAHCEFAYLRDLLIRTHMQNIKDITGSIHYETYRVRRLNESNSHLSAHPSERPPAQLKANGQAEPLPGSGVQVNGAAIQHQVLTHEM; from the exons ATGAGGTTGTCAG GGTCAGAAGTCAGTCTGGGCCACAGCAACATGTCGGACTACACCAAGCCACACCACGCCAACCCGCCGCACGGCAAAGGCGACAAGACTCACCACGGGGGCGGCGGCGACTTCAGCTACGTCGGCATCGACGCCATCCTCGAGCAGATGAGGAGGAAGGCCATGAAGCAAGGCTTTGAGCTCAATATCATGGTTGTGG GGCAAAGCGGCTTGGGCAAGTCCACTCTGATGAACACGCTGTTCAAATCGAAGGTGAGCCGCAAGTCTGTTGAGCCTGACGCCGGGGACAGGATTCCAAAGACGGTAGAGATCAAGTCCATCAGTCACG ATATAGAGGAGAAAGGTGTGAGGATGAAACTGACGGTCATCGACACGCCAGGCTTTGGGGATCAGATCAACAATGAGAATTG CTGGCAGCCCATCATGAAGTTCATCAATGACCAGTACGAAGCCTACCTGCAGGAAGAGATCAACATCGACCGGAAGAAAAGGATTCCAGACTCCAGGGTGCACTGCTGCATATACTTCATCCCGCCCACTGGCCACTG TCTGAGGCCTCTGGATGTGGAGTTCATGAAGCGTCTCAGCAAGGTGGTGAACATCGTGCCCGTCATCGCCAAGGCCGACACGCTGACGCTGGAGGAGAGGGACTACTTCAAGCAGACG ATAAGGGAAGGGCTGCGAGCCAACGACATCGACGTCTACCCTCAGAAAGAGTTTGACGAGGACGCAGAGGACCGGATGATTAATGATAAAATTAGG GAAATGATCCCGTTTGCAGTGGTGGGCAGTGACCAGGAGTACCAGGAGAACGGGAAGAGGATTCTGGGAAGGAGAACAAAATGGGGCACCATCGAGG tcGAGAACATTGCACACTGTGAGTTCGCTTACCTGCGAGACCTTCTGATCAG gACGCACATGCAGAACATCAAAGACATCACGGGCAGCATCCATTACGAGACGTATCGCGTGCGCCGACTAAACGAGTCCAACAGTCACTTGAGCGCTCACCCGTCCGAGCGTCCTCCTGCTCAGCTCAAGGCGAACGGTCAGGCCGAGCCGCTGCCGGGCAGCGGCGTGCAGGTCAACGGAGCGGCGATCCAACATCAGGTCCTCACCCATGAGATGTAG
- the septin9b gene encoding septin 9b isoform X6, producing MSDYTKPHHANPPHGKGDKTHHGGGGDFSYVGIDAILEQMRRKAMKQGFELNIMVVGQSGLGKSTLMNTLFKSKVSRKSVEPDAGDRIPKTVEIKSISHDIEEKGVRMKLTVIDTPGFGDQINNENCWQPIMKFINDQYEAYLQEEINIDRKKRIPDSRVHCCIYFIPPTGHCLRPLDVEFMKRLSKVVNIVPVIAKADTLTLEERDYFKQTIREGLRANDIDVYPQKEFDEDAEDRMINDKIREMIPFAVVGSDQEYQENGKRILGRRTKWGTIEVENIAHCEFAYLRDLLIRTHMQNIKDITGSIHYETYRVRRLNESNSHLSAHPSERPPAQLKANGQAEPLPGSGVQVNGAAIQHQVLTHEM from the exons ATGTCGGACTACACCAAGCCACACCACGCCAACCCGCCGCACGGCAAAGGCGACAAGACTCACCACGGGGGCGGCGGCGACTTCAGCTACGTCGGCATCGACGCCATCCTCGAGCAGATGAGGAGGAAGGCCATGAAGCAAGGCTTTGAGCTCAATATCATGGTTGTGG GGCAAAGCGGCTTGGGCAAGTCCACTCTGATGAACACGCTGTTCAAATCGAAGGTGAGCCGCAAGTCTGTTGAGCCTGACGCCGGGGACAGGATTCCAAAGACGGTAGAGATCAAGTCCATCAGTCACG ATATAGAGGAGAAAGGTGTGAGGATGAAACTGACGGTCATCGACACGCCAGGCTTTGGGGATCAGATCAACAATGAGAATTG CTGGCAGCCCATCATGAAGTTCATCAATGACCAGTACGAAGCCTACCTGCAGGAAGAGATCAACATCGACCGGAAGAAAAGGATTCCAGACTCCAGGGTGCACTGCTGCATATACTTCATCCCGCCCACTGGCCACTG TCTGAGGCCTCTGGATGTGGAGTTCATGAAGCGTCTCAGCAAGGTGGTGAACATCGTGCCCGTCATCGCCAAGGCCGACACGCTGACGCTGGAGGAGAGGGACTACTTCAAGCAGACG ATAAGGGAAGGGCTGCGAGCCAACGACATCGACGTCTACCCTCAGAAAGAGTTTGACGAGGACGCAGAGGACCGGATGATTAATGATAAAATTAGG GAAATGATCCCGTTTGCAGTGGTGGGCAGTGACCAGGAGTACCAGGAGAACGGGAAGAGGATTCTGGGAAGGAGAACAAAATGGGGCACCATCGAGG tcGAGAACATTGCACACTGTGAGTTCGCTTACCTGCGAGACCTTCTGATCAG gACGCACATGCAGAACATCAAAGACATCACGGGCAGCATCCATTACGAGACGTATCGCGTGCGCCGACTAAACGAGTCCAACAGTCACTTGAGCGCTCACCCGTCCGAGCGTCCTCCTGCTCAGCTCAAGGCGAACGGTCAGGCCGAGCCGCTGCCGGGCAGCGGCGTGCAGGTCAACGGAGCGGCGATCCAACATCAGGTCCTCACCCATGAGATGTAG